One window of the Marmota flaviventris isolate mMarFla1 chromosome 2, mMarFla1.hap1, whole genome shotgun sequence genome contains the following:
- the LOC139704619 gene encoding olfactory receptor 4K13-like, whose protein sequence is MAILNKNSSISEFILLGLSISQELQLLFLAIFFLVYVAIVVGNLLIVISVIFDNHLHSPMYFLLAHLSFFDLCLSSVGTPKVIADFLRKCKTISLWGCMVQMYFMHFFGGGEMSLLIAMAIDRYVAICKPLHYQTIMNRRMLIGFLVLSWVVGFIHTTSQMVFMVGLPFCGPNVVDSIFCDLPLVIKLACTDTYILELLVIADSGLLSLVFFILLVISYIIMFITLWQHSTRASSKAVSTLSAHITVVILSFGPAIFIYAFPFNSYSVDKFLSVFYILITPFLNPIIYTLRNQEMKGAIKRLCSQNIVFCLDR, encoded by the coding sequence ATGGCTATCCTAAACAAAAATTCAAGTATTTCTGAGTTCATCCTGCTGGGACTTTCCATTTCTCAAGAACTTCAGTTACTTTTTCTTGCCATCTTCTTTCTTGTCTATGTAGCCATTGTAGTGGGGAACCTCCTCATTGTAATCTCTGTGATATTTGATAACCATCTTCACTCACCTATGTACTTCCTTCTGGCGCATCTATCATTTTTTGACCTATGTCTTTCCTCTGTTGGAACTCCCAAAGTGATTGCAGACTTCCTCAGAAAATGCAAAACCATCTCATTGTGGGGCTGCATGGTCCAGATGTACTTTATGCACTTCTTTGGGGGTGGTGAGATGTCTCTCTTGATAGCGATGGCCATCGACAGGTATGTGGCCATATGCAAGCCCTTGCACTACCAGACCATCATGAACCGCAGGATGCTCATTGGGTTTCTGGTGCTGTCATGGGTGGTTGGATTCATTCATACCACAAGCCAAATGGTTTTCATGGTAGGTTTACCTTTCTGTGGTCCCAATGTTGTGGACAGCATCTTCTGTGACCTCCCTCTGGTCATCAAGCTGGCCTGCACTGACACCTATATCCTGGAGCTCCTGGTGATTGCAGACAGTgggctcctgtccctggtctTCTTCATCCTCTTGGTCATATCCTACATCATCATGTTCATCACCCTCTGGCAGCACTCCACCAGGGCCTCCTCCAAGGCTGTGTCCACACTCTCTGCTCACATCACTGTAGTGATCCTCTCCTTTGGCCCCGCTATCTTCATCTATGCTTTTCCATTCAATAGTTATTCTGTAGATAAGTTTCTGTctgtgttttacattttaattacccCCTTTCTTAATCCAATTATTTATACTCTCAGGAATCAGGAAATGAAAGGAGCCATTAAGAGATTGTGCAGTCAGAACATAGTTTTCTGTCTGGACAGGTAA
- the LOC139704549 gene encoding olfactory receptor 4N5 produces the protein MERGNSTVVTEFILLGLTQSQDAELLVFVLVSLFYIVILPGNFLIILTIKSDPGLTAPLYFFLGNLAFLDASYSFIVSPRMLVDFFSEKKVISYRGCITQLFFLHFLGAGEMFLLVVMAFDRYIAICRPLHYATVMNPRVCYALLLALWLGGFAHSIVQVALILHLPFCGPNQLDNFFCDVPQVIKLACTDTFVVELLMVSNSGLLTLLCFLGLLASYAVILCRVKGHSSEGKSKAISTCTTHIIIVFLMFGPAIFIYTRPFRAFPADKVVSLFHTVIFPLLNPVIYTLRNQEVKASMIKLLSQYVVC, from the coding sequence ATGGAGAGAGGGAACAGCACAGTGGTGACAGAATTTATCCTCCTTGGTTTGACTCAATCTCAAGATGCTGAGCTCCTGGTCTTTGTGCTAGTCTCACTTTTCTACATTGTAATTCTCCCTGgaaattttcttatcattttgacCATAAAATCAGATCCTGGACTTACAGCCCCCCTCTACTTCTTCCTGGGCAACTTGGCCTTCCTGGATGCCTCCTACTCCTTCATTGTGTCTCCCAGGATGCTGGTGGACTTCTTCTCTGAGAAGAAGGTGATCTCCTACAGAGGCTGCATCACCCAGCTGTTTTTCTTGCACTTCCTTGGAGCAGGAGAGATGTTCCTCCTTGTTGTCATGGCCTTTGACCGCTACATCGCCATATGTCGGCCTCTACACTATGCAACAGTCATGAACCCCAGGGTCTGCTATGCATTGCTATTGGCTCTGTGGCTTGGGGGTTTTGCTCATTCCATTGTGCAAGTGGCCCTTATCCTGCACTTGCCCTTCTGTGGCCCAAACCAGCTGGACAACTTCTTCTGTGATGTGCCACAGGTCATCAAGCTGGCCTGCACTGACACCTTTGTGGTGGAGCTCCTGATGGTCTCCAACAGTGGCCTGCTCACCCTGCTGTGCTTCCTGGGCCTTCTGGCCTCCTATGCTGTCATCCTCTGCAGAGTAAAGGGACACTCCTCAGAAGGGAAGAGCAAGGCTATCTCCACTTGCACCACCCACATTATCATTGTGTTCCTCATGTTTGGACCTGCCATTTTTATCTACACCCGCCCCTTCAGGGCTTTCCCAGCTGACAAAGTGGTTTCTCTCTTCCATACAGTCATCTTTCCTTTGCTGAACCCTGTAATTTATACACTTCGCAACCAGGAAGTGAAAGCTTCCATGATAAAGTTGTTAAGTCAGTATGTGGTTTGCTGA